Proteins encoded by one window of Culicoides brevitarsis isolate CSIRO-B50_1 chromosome 2, AGI_CSIRO_Cbre_v1, whole genome shotgun sequence:
- the LOC134832554 gene encoding vitellogenin-A1-like: MISPIFICVLVGLVAGEGAWDLGTEYKYELNSRTLAALPNMQDQWTGIITRGYVTIRPVNKNYLVGKVVSAEYATVNDVLPKGSKTQFSSKDLKFQPMPIQNTKPFEIHLKSGGSIKHLAVDRTTTNEEANQIKAIASLFQIDLRGDNEIKCDKNEFPEKEDMTGVFKVMERAVTGECETLYDVSPLPRYMLQSHPHWAPMPELNKEKDLIEVGKSMNYSNCERRMGYHFGISGLTDSKPNTNQMGDFFTKSTTSRMVLSGNVKNYTIQSSISKTQVTLSPDLYSENKAEVVSKINVTLVATKSMGNELPKLPANPVNVSLVYSYNIADDKQNKVVELDDSSSSSSSSSSSSSSSSSSESSESDSDDSDDSDSSSSSSDSSDSNESDNQKVSPKQNLKEQRKGRSRRSLTSKDKKELYKEHNRDLDRLEKQKTSSESSSESSQSDSSSSDSSDSDDDDSSSSSSSDSDSDSSSDSSSSSSSSSSSSSESDDCSDENDDSDLSSMESSQEHWNEKPQPHEASNNPFLPFFTGYKGKNIAESHDVDLVRDVTKLAREIGEDLTVPSQIPEAHTLEKFNIMSRLIRVMDEEEIKQTEKQLYTQVGEFGEPRQQGKSREEQMRFEKRANAWKSFRDAVVQAGTGPAVLRIKSWIENKKVTGERAAQLCAALPQTLRVPTEKVLKELFDLATSATVKTQDHANVTCLLAVTDILGKAQTSNESAYNYYPVHAFGWLSDRDNQMIMKEVIPYLAHELKKAADEDDSHKFLVTVQALGNLGHRETLPVFEPFLEQKHKVTEFQRLAIVAALRRYTRYYPSPARRILFRIYQNVGEAHEVRCAAVMLLMRTSPPLAMLQRMAQFTHVDPSTQVQACVKTALESASKLQHPKYQNLAEQASAAIQMLNPKTLGLHYSGSILRDYAVEEMNLAYRTQFSWIGSEDHAAPKAVFMNVIGDMGGIQNVKYVFHALCSSIDQLLDVLDDQIETREEQEYKKSRQNKANKENPSKWSIKKIAESLDIETDEAEKLEGQILMTIFATKRFVAFENSTIERLPEKLKEIARDLKTGQSFNFTKFYNERIISLAFPLSTGFPFVYTLKKPNLVQIGGEAQLRTQPDFTEVHEDVVRVPKAINASADISILFSRMVDAKVGFVTPFNHERFIAGFQKKSQVYVPVAVDVDIDTVNQDLVAEFRPQYTKKDNKVAHVSCWPYTAQKDIVNIRPVAESKNVKLVHTRRTQKVDETFGAALTGVGLRVQGEYDTKFMDLAELYNRLQRHDLLSALMYPTSTKTHEYFNFNLNYDLDRTSAKLIKLSVSYNETNYDEEYQKSDIKHPKARHGNSGEYNEENLAQADSLSPLSERRQNRFLQNAAAGIRNSDAEVMDVTLQFLGQKEAKFIATIAHASSPVDEKERFLAFFSANPAKEAQRQLCLTVSSRFPNVPVLNYNNAMKFDATSRVEMHLNFGEKCQGGQRISASAKLEQTEERKEWLRRHPLAQLCNRQMAQGDFALPACQNVTRRANILNKYTADVSFDVSSKTKNATMYMFNALRVAGFKYLEENAIKVNNKAGKMHLEMELAPDMESFNVTIQAPDVEAEFQNVRLENRFARAALAIHPTISIADHVALVATRDQLEASCTIGQNKLNTFDNRTTDVELGECWHVLMINADNDEQEHRLGEQKDDDSDEDEEIAVLVREAPDNQKELMIVIGQEDDHDYVVRLTPNGKKTPRAFINGKEQQVSEKHATELYTNDDNDDQPAVRIFALPGNEIQVDVRDGSLTIVYDGYRARLFADSTYRGDVRGLCGTYNGEGEDDYSTPENCVVRKDRHFTASWAVTDEDSCQGPAKAWKLEAKKAECLERETLTGNIISEREAGRKYWRPSKVDTDDSDSDSDSDSSSSSSSSSSSSSSSSESDSDSDSDSDSDSSSSSEEDKEKDQKRSSKSESRRGQALKSERTAQWEGKEQRSGKCGIEHQILYKHKADQICFTKRALPTCAGECEPAREAMEKIQYVEVHCRHESDQEANVWKKMIKRGETPDMADMSATETTKFSIPTECSKSA, encoded by the exons ATGATTTCTCCTATTTTCATTTGCGTTTTAG TCGGCTTAGTAGCTGGAGAAGGTGCCTGGGATCTCGGCACCGAATACAAATATGAGTTAAACTCACGTACTTTGGCAGCTTTGCCAAATATGCAAGATCAATGGACCGGAATTATTACTCGTGGATACGTTACAATTCGCCCCGTGAACAAGAACTATTTGGTTGGCAAAGTTGTGTCTGCCGAATATGCGACGGTTAACGACGTTTTGCCCAAAGGATCGAAAACTCAATTCTCGTCGAAAGACTTGAAATTCCAACCAATGCCCATCCAGAACACCAAACCTTTCGAGATTCACTTGAAATCTGGCGGTTCTATCAAGCATTTGGCTGTCGATCGCACAACCACGAACGAAGAAGCTAACCAAATCAAGGCTATTGCTTCCTTGTTCCAAATTGACTTGCGCGGAGACAACGAAATCAAGTGCGACAAAAACGAATTCCCCGAAAAGGAAGATATGACTGGCGTCTTCAAGGTTATGGAACGCGCTGTTACAGGAGAATGCGAAACTTTGTATGATGTCTCGCCTTTGCCTCGTTACATGTTGCAATCTCATCCTCATTGGGCCCCAATGCCTGAATTGAACAAAGAAAAGGACTTGATCGAAGTTGGCAAGAGCATGAACTACAGCAACTGCGAACGTCGCATGGGATATCATTTCGGTATCAGCGGATTGACTGACTCGAAACCAAACACCAACCAAATGGGTGATTTCTTCACT aaatcTACTACATCTCGCATGGTTTTGTCCggaaatgtcaaaaactaCACAATCCAATCTTCCATCTCCAAAACTCAAGTTACCTTGAGCCCTGATCTCTACAGCGAAAACAAAGCTGAAGTTGTTTCCAAGATCAACGTCACTTTGGTTGCTACCAAATCCATGGGAAATGAACTCCCTAAACTTCCAGCAAACCCCGTCAACGTTTCTCTCGTTTACAGTTACAACATTGCCGacgataaacaaaacaaagttgTTGAACTTGATGACTCGTCAAGCTCTTCAAgctcctcttcttcttcttcttcaagcTCAAGCTCTTCTGAATCAAGCGAATCTGACTCTGATGATTCTGATGACTCTGATAGCTCAAGCAGCTCAAGCGACTCCAGCGATTCCAACGAAAGCGACAACCAAAAGGTATCTCCTAAACAAAACTTGAAGGAACAACGCAAGGGACGTTCTCGTCGTTCTTTGACCTCCAAGGACAAGAAAGAATTGTACAAAGAACACAACCGTGATTTGGATCGTTTGGAAAAACAAAAGACTTCTTCAGAATCCTCTTCTGAAAGCTCCCAATCTGACAGCTCTTCTTCCGATAGCTCTGATAGCGACGATGACGATAGCTCTTCATCTTCTTCATCCGACTCTGATTCTGACAGTTCTTCCGACAgctcttcgtcttcttcatcTTCGTCATCCTCAAGCAGCGAAAGCGATGATTGCTCTGACGAAAATGACGATAGCGACTTGAGCAGCATGGAAAGCAGCCAAGAACATTGGAATGAAAAACCCCAACCTCATGAAGCCTCAAACAACCCATTCTTGCCATTCTTCACTGGATACAAGGGAAAGAATATTGCCGAATCTCACGATGTTGATCTCGTTCGTGACGTTACCAAATTGGCTCGCGAAATCGGAGAAGATCTTACTGTCCCAAGTCAAATCCCTGAAGCTCACACTttggaaaaattcaacattatGTCTCGCCTTATCCGTGTTATGGATGAAGAAGAAATCAAGCAAACTGAAAAACAATTGTACACTCAAGTCGGTGAATTCGGAGAACCCCGTCAACAAGGAAAGAGTCGCGAAGAACAAATGCGCTTCGAAAAACGTGCCAACGCATGGAAATCTTTCCGTGACGCTGTTGTTCAAGCCGGTACAGGCCCCGCTGTTTTGCGCATCAAATCTTGGATCGAAAACAAGAAGGTTACAGGAGAACGTGCTGCTCAATTGTGCGCTGCTTTGCCTCAAACTCTTCGTGTTCCaactgaaaaagttttaaaagaattGTTCGATCTCGCTACATCCGCAACTGTTAAGACTCAAGATCACGCTAATGTTACTTGCTTGTTGGCTGTTACTGATATCCTCGGAAAAGCCCAAACCAGCAACGAATCTGCCTACAACTATTATCCCGTTCACGCTTTTGGATGGTTGTCTGATCGCGATAACCAAATGATCATGAAGGAAGTCATTCCATATTTGGCTCACGAATTGAAGAAGGCTGCTGATGAAGATGATTCTCACAAATTCCTCGTTACTGTTCAAGCTCTCGGAAATTTGGGACACAGAGAAACTTTGCCCGTCTTTGAACCTTTCTTGGAACAAAAACACAAAGTCACTGAATTCCAACGTTTGGCAATTGTTGCTGCTTTGAGACGCTACACTCGTTATTACCCAAGCCCTGCTCGCAGAATCTTGTTCCGCATCTACCAAAACGTCGGAGAAGCTCATGAAGTTCGTTGCGCTGCTGTTATGCTCTTGATGCGTACATCTCCTCCTCTTGCCATGTTACAACGTATGGCTCAATTCACTCATGTTGATCCATCAACTCAAGTTCAAGCTTGTGTTAAGACTGCTTTGGAATCTGCTTCCAAATTGCAACATCCTAAATACCAAAACTTGGCTGAACAAGCTTCCGCTGCCATCCAAATGCTTAACCCTAAAACTCTCGGACTTCACTATTCTGGATCTATTCTCCGCGATTACGCTGTTGAAGAAATGAACTTGGCTTACCGTACTCAATTCTCATGGATCGGATCTGAAGATCACGCTGCTCCTAAAGCTGTTTTCATGAATGTTATCGGAGATATGGGAGGTATCCAAAACGTCAAATACGTTTTCCACGCTTTGTGCTCAAGCATCGATCAACTTTTGGATGTTCTTGATGATCAAATCGAAACCCGTGAAGAACAAGAATACAAGAAATCTCGTCAAAACAAGGCTAACAAggaaaacccatcaaaatggTCGATCAAGAAGATTGCTGAATCTCTCGACATCGAAACTGATGAAGCTGAAAAATTGGAAGGTCAAATCTTGATGACAATCTTTGCCACAAAACGCTTTGTTGCCTTCGAAAACTCTACCATCGAACGCTTGcctgaaaaattgaaggaaatcGCTCGTGACTTGAAAACAGGACAAAGCTTCAACTTTACCAAATTCTACAATGAACGCATCATCTCTTTGGCATTCCCATTGAGCACTGGATTCCCATTCGTTTACACTTTGAAGAAGCCCAACTTGGTTCAAATCGGCGGAGAAGCTCAATTGCGCACTCAACCCGATTTCACTGAAGTTCATGAAGATGTTGTTCGTGTTCCTAAAGCCATCAACGCATCTGCTGATATCTCTATCCTTTTCTCCCGCATGGTTGATGCTAAAGTTGGATTCGTCACTCCATTCAACCACGAAAGATTCATTGCTGGTTTCCAAAAGAAATCTCAAGTCTACGTTCCCGTTGCTGTTGATGTCGATATCGATACTGTCAACCAAGATTTAGTCGCTGAATTCCGCCCTCAATACACAAAGAAAGACAACAAAGTTGCTCACGTTAGCTGCTGGCCATACACTGCCCAAAAAGACATCGTCAACATTCGCCCAGTTGCTGAATCAAAGAACGTTAAATTGGTTCACACACGCCGCACACAAAAGGTTGATGAAACATTCGGCGCTGCTCTTACAGGAGTTGGTCTCCGTGTTCAAGGAGAATACGATACCAAATTCATGGATTTGGCTGAACTTTACAACCGTTTGCAACGTCATGATTTGCTCTCTGCTTTGATGTACCCAACATCGACAAAGACTCACGAATACTTCAACTTCAACTTGAACTACGATTTGGATCGTACATCCGCTAAACTCATCAAATTGAGCGTTTCTTACAACGAAACCAACTACGATGAAGAATACCAAAAATCCGACATCAAACATCCAAAAGCCCGTCACGGAAACTCTGGCGAATACAACGAAGAAAACTTGGCTCAAGCTGATTCATTGTCTCCATTGAGCGAACGTCGTCAAAACCGTTTCTTGCAAAACGCTGCCGCAGGTATCCGCAATAGCGATGCTGAAGTTATGGATGTCACTTTGCAATTCTTGGGACAAAAGGAAGCTAAATTCATTGCTACAATTGCTCACGCCTCAAGCCCTGTTGATGAAAAGGAACGTTTCCTCGCCTTCTTCTCTGCTAACCCCGCAAAGGAAGCTCAACGTCAATTGTGTTTGACTGTTTCATCTCGTTTCCCCAACGTACCTGTCTTGAACTACAACAACGCCATGAAATTCGACGCTACTTCTCGTGTTGAAATGCACTTGAACTTCGGAGAAAAATGCCAAGGAGGTCAACGTATCTCTGCTTCTGCTAAATTGGAACAAACTGAAGAACGCAAAGAATGGCTTCGTCGTCATCCTCTTGCTCAATTGTGCAACCGTCAAATGGCTCAAGGAGATTTCGCTTTGCCCGCTTGCCAAAACGTTACTCGTCGTGCCAACATCTTGAACAAATATACCGCTGATGTCTCATTCGATGTTAGCAGCAAAACCAAGAACGCTACAATGTACATGTTCAACGCTTTGCGCGTCGCTGGATTCAAATATTTGGAAGAAAACGCCATCAAGGTTAACAACAAAGCCGGAAAAATGCACTTGGAAATGGAATTGGCTCCTGATATGGAATCTTTCAACGTTACCATTCAAGCCCCTGATGTCGAAGCTGAATTCCAAAACGTTCGTTTGGAAAACCGTTTCGCTCGCGCCGCTTTGGCAATTCATCCAACAATCTCAATTGCTGATCATGTTGCTCTCGTTGCTACACGCGATCAATTGGAAGCCTCATGTACCATTGGACAAAACAAATTGAACACTTTCGACAACCGTACAACTGATGTTGAATTGGGCGAATGCTGGCATGTGCTCATGATCAACGCTGACAACGACGAACAAGAACACCGCTTGGGAGAACAAAAGGATGATGACAGCGATGAAGATGAAGAAATTGCTGTTTTGGTTCGTGAAGCTCCTGATAACCAAAAGGAACTCATGATTGTCATTGGACAAGAAGATGATCACGATTACGTTGTTCGTTTGACACCCAATGGAAAGAAAACTCCACGCGCCTTCATCAACGGAAAGGAACAACAAGTTTCTGAGAAACACGCTACTGAATTGTACACCAACGATGATAATGACGATCAACCCGCTGTTCGCATCTTTGCTCTTCCCGGAAACGAAATTCAAGTCGATGTTCGTGATGGTTCTCTTACCATTGTTTATGATGGATATCGTGCACGTTTGTTCGCTGACTCTACTTATCGCGGAGATGTTCGTGGTTTGTGCGGAACATACAACGGAGAAGGAGAAGATGATTATTCTACTCCTGAAAACTGCGTTGTTCGCAAAGATCGTCACTTCACTGCCTCATGGGCTGTTACTGATGAAGATTCTTGCCAAGGACCCGCAAAAGCATGGAAATTGGAAGCTAAAAAAGCTGAATGTTTGGAACGTGAAACCTTAACTGGAAACATCATCTCTGAACGCGAAGCAGGACGTAAATATTGGCGCCCAAGCAAAGTCGATACTGATGATTCTGACTCCGACTCCGACTCTGATTCCTCATCATcctcctcttcttcttcttcttcttcatcctCAAGCTCTGAATCTGACTCTGACTCCGATTCGGATTCCGACTCCGACTCTTCAAGCTCTTCCGAAGAAGACAaagaaaaagatcaaaagaGAAGCAGCAAATCTGAATCTCGTCGTGGACAAGCCTTGAAATCTGAACGCACCGCCCAATGGGAAGGAAAAGAACAACGTTCTGGCAAATGCGGAATTGAACATCAAATCTTGTACAAACACAAGGCTGATCAAATCTGCTTTACCAAACGCGCTCTCCCAACATGCGCCGGCGAATGCGAACCCGCACGCGAAGCAATGGAAAAGATCCAATACGTCGAAGTTCATTGCCGTCATGAAAGCGATCAAGAAGCCAATGTTTGGAAGAAGATGATCAAGCGTGGCGAAACCCCCGACATGGCTGATATGTCTGCTACTGAAACAACCAAATTCTCCATTCCTACTGAATGCTCCAAATCCGCTTAA
- the LOC134832557 gene encoding neuronal acetylcholine receptor subunit alpha-7-like → MFRKTFLFLTFLLAIHAASSINCGATQKTKLGELRKKLLCDYDTSVRPIKDPNKQIIITVTMHLKSFEYKEDENRLTIYAWMPMSWTDEHLTWDPSNWEGIKDVLVSSTEIWTPDISLYNSDNGQNIQEHGSVNCETSSAGRIQCVLPIEFTAHCKPNYARWPYDTQSCTLYFGSWMSPGEHVDYNNKTLKVVTSETQPNHSWKIVKSKAVRVSKTYSCCPNETFPTINFTFDLERHSGVMEVLFMFPAIFMIITNLLVLLMDSSVGGNRFILLSLNIVTHFLFVQHLTWLLPHNGDTVPNILLFFRDSMFITIVVLIETVLVQAMEASQLPKPLWVENSLKTLSQNRVGNIFFYRMNVNYDSNGLKTGSEDVETQADDAILVATAKKREITAMMVLASFINRVMFVILFVVYLIMFIALLPEGY, encoded by the coding sequence atgttccgtaaaacttttctatttttaacatttcttcTCGCAATTCACGCTGCTTCGTCAATTAACTGCGGCGCAACACAAAAAACCAAACTTGGCGAATTgcgaaaaaagttactttgtgACTACGATACCTCTGTTCGTCCCATCAAAGATCCCAACAAGCAGATAATCATCACAGTAACGATGCATTTGAAGTCTTTCGAATACAAAGAAGACGAAAATCGCCTTACGATTTATGCTTGGATGCCAATGAGCTGGACTGACGAACATCTAACATGGGATCCGAGCAATTGGGAAGGAATTAAGGATGTTTTGGTATCTTCTACCGAAATCTGGACTCCAGACATAAGTTTGTACAATTCGGATAACGGGCAAAACATTCAGGAGCATGGATCGGTAAATTGTGAAACTTCGAGTGCGGGTAGAATTCAGTGCGTTTTGCCGATAGAGTTTACAGCGCATTGCAAACCGAATTACGCTCGATGGCCTTATGACACGCAATCGTGTACTTTGTACTTTGGCAGTTGGATGAGTCCCGGCGAACACGTGGATTACAACAATAAAACGCTAAAAGTAGTAACGAGTGAAACGCAACCGAATCATTCGTGGAAAATTGTCAAGTCAAAAGCCGTTAGAGTTAGTAAAACTTACAGTTGTTGCCCGAACGAGACTTTTCCAACGATTAACTTCACTTTCGACCTCGAACGTCATTCCGGAGTAATGGAAGTTTTGTTCATGTTTCCCGCAATCTTCATGATAATCACAAATTTGTTGGTTTTGCTGATGGATTCGAGCGTCGGCGGCAATCGTTTCATCCTGTTAAGCTTAAATATCGTCACGCATTTCCTTTTTGTGCAACATTTGACATGGCTTTTGCCTCATAACGGCGATACTGTCCCCAATATCTTACTTTTCTTCCGAGATTCGATGTTCATTACGATCGTTGTGTTGATCGAAACTGTTCTCGTGCAAGCGATGGAAGCAAGTCAACTCCCCAAACCGTTATGGGTCGAAAATTCCCTGAAAACATTGTCGCAAAATCGTGTCGGAAACATTTTCTTCTATCGCATGAACGTGAATTACGACTCGAATGGCTTGAAAACTGGAAGTGAAGATGTCGAAACGCAAGCGGATGACGCAATTTTGGTTGCCACAGctaaaaaacgagaaattacAGCGATGATGGTTCTTGCAAGCTTCATAAATCGCGTAATGTTTGTCATTCTCTTCGTTGTTTATCTCATCATGTTTATCGCTCTCCTTCCAGAAggatattaa